Proteins from a single region of Burkholderiales bacterium:
- a CDS encoding class I SAM-dependent methyltransferase — protein MTRLRKFESVFGENWVVGRYLLPALEKLGRAHTGVVLDLACGESPFRKCFPYARQYLRVDHDPLDAEVIRGDMRCVPLPDRSADAVLLCQAITDVPEPSAVLKEVRRLLRAGGSVIVFESMCYPEHDAPHDYFRLMPEGLRAVADTVGLQVRECMRLGGLFTRFASLWNTCLMGGLMRYRALRPIGLLGVAAGNVFCYALDRMAPHPRLASDYLAVLAPRDAALDLDSPASGSGN, from the coding sequence ATGACCCGCCTGCGGAAGTTCGAGTCCGTCTTTGGAGAGAACTGGGTCGTTGGCAGGTACCTGCTCCCCGCCCTCGAGAAGTTGGGGCGAGCCCACACTGGCGTCGTACTCGACCTGGCGTGTGGTGAGAGTCCGTTCCGAAAGTGCTTTCCCTACGCGCGCCAGTATCTGCGGGTGGACCACGATCCGCTGGATGCGGAGGTCATCAGAGGGGATATGAGGTGCGTCCCGCTGCCCGACCGCTCGGCGGACGCGGTCCTGTTGTGCCAAGCCATCACAGATGTTCCCGAACCTTCAGCGGTCCTGAAGGAGGTGCGTCGGCTGCTACGTGCCGGGGGGAGCGTGATCGTTTTCGAGAGCATGTGCTATCCGGAGCACGACGCCCCGCACGACTACTTTCGGTTGATGCCGGAGGGGCTGCGGGCAGTTGCGGACACAGTCGGGTTGCAGGTGCGCGAATGCATGCGACTGGGCGGGTTGTTCACCCGCTTTGCGTCGCTGTGGAACACTTGTCTGATGGGCGGCCTGATGAGGTACCGCGCACTTCGCCCGATCGGCTTGCTCGGGGTCGCGGCGGGCAATGTCTTCTGCTACGCGCTCGATCGAATGGCTCCGCACCCGCGCCTCGCCTCGGACTATCTTGCCGTACTGGCGCCAAGGGACGCGGCACTTGACCTCGATTCTCCTGCATCTGGATCCGGCAATTGA
- a CDS encoding oligosaccharide flippase family protein, giving the protein MERASVKPWRQTFLANGIIFASGLASGVLAARLLGAEDRGHLAAITYWPHFVAGVAAMGINEAITIRTARSGTTRTLRATTLGLSLALAIVVVAVGVPILPLLLGPTRQASLTFTQIYFAIFVPLTFIAMNFLAVEQGEFNYRNFNLQRIIQAATYPLLLAGLWLADWLTIRSAAVAVLSGTALVALIRLWQVRPGLNVRPSLREARELLAQGARLHAANLVMFLAMQIDKMALVLLSSDLQLGLYVVASTAATAAQSLVVQTYNNVMLPAAAKAGGGPESAAAIASTLRRLVTLLFGMTVLMVVALPLLLPAVFGADFSAAVPYAQVLAVAFAFLGLKNVLIYLFRAWEINRPAIAADGLASLMLLAGAYPVVRTWSALGMAILVLVAQGTSTAFLLWRFMKYARISIRQLARN; this is encoded by the coding sequence TTGGAGCGCGCCTCGGTGAAGCCATGGCGGCAGACCTTTCTCGCCAACGGGATCATTTTTGCGAGTGGCCTCGCGAGCGGGGTCCTCGCTGCGCGACTTCTTGGGGCAGAGGATCGGGGGCATCTCGCCGCGATCACCTACTGGCCACACTTTGTCGCCGGCGTGGCCGCAATGGGGATCAACGAGGCGATCACGATTCGCACGGCAAGGTCAGGGACGACGCGAACGCTCAGGGCGACGACGCTCGGCCTTTCGCTAGCTTTGGCGATCGTTGTGGTCGCCGTCGGCGTGCCGATCTTGCCCTTGCTCCTCGGGCCGACGCGACAGGCCAGCCTGACGTTCACCCAGATCTACTTCGCCATCTTCGTCCCATTGACGTTTATCGCGATGAATTTCCTCGCAGTGGAACAGGGGGAGTTCAACTATCGCAACTTCAACCTCCAGCGGATCATTCAAGCCGCGACCTATCCATTGCTGCTGGCCGGTCTTTGGCTTGCGGACTGGCTGACGATCCGCAGCGCTGCCGTCGCGGTCTTGTCCGGCACCGCGTTGGTCGCATTGATCCGCTTATGGCAGGTGCGACCGGGATTGAATGTGAGGCCGTCGTTGCGCGAGGCCCGGGAACTGCTCGCTCAAGGGGCGCGCCTGCATGCGGCCAATCTCGTCATGTTTCTCGCCATGCAGATCGACAAGATGGCGTTGGTTCTTCTCTCCAGCGACCTGCAGTTGGGTCTGTACGTTGTTGCCTCTACGGCGGCAACTGCAGCGCAATCTCTGGTCGTGCAAACCTACAACAACGTGATGCTGCCCGCCGCAGCCAAGGCCGGGGGAGGTCCGGAAAGCGCGGCGGCCATCGCGAGCACACTGCGCAGGTTGGTGACGCTGTTGTTCGGGATGACGGTGCTCATGGTGGTCGCCTTGCCGTTGCTGTTGCCAGCTGTTTTCGGCGCGGACTTCTCCGCCGCCGTGCCATACGCCCAGGTGCTTGCAGTGGCGTTTGCCTTCCTGGGGCTAAAGAACGTGCTGATTTATCTATTCAGGGCATGGGAGATCAACAGACCTGCCATTGCTGCCGACGGGCTGGCGTCACTGATGCTGCTCGCGGGAGCGTATCCGGTGGTGCGGACATGGAGCGCGCTCGGGATGGCGATACTTGTGCTTGTCGCACAGGGGACGAGTACCGCGTTTCTCCTTTGGCGGTTCATGAAGTATGCGAGGATCAGCATCAGGCAGCTTGCGCGAAACTGA